From Nomascus leucogenys isolate Asia chromosome 15, Asia_NLE_v1, whole genome shotgun sequence, a single genomic window includes:
- the LOC115838552 gene encoding uncharacterized protein LOC115838552, producing MGPDTDYPCYFLARCLGAHGVAFPWRRAETVRRGARRKRHPTGDRNLSQTGGAQAHPRREGKGPGGLWGSRKYPITLRGVRRVSEPDVTAASIPPTPLLLLPSLPATSPLRPPLGLAAREATHSTGGFARVDPGQHFLVQINKWPSVWKHRPAFPGEVTRVRPLKVCRRPALPGSSPRAGPRRPGEGEPVPDQRPFRGWALTPPRGQRVQELQRLPLQDCQLSEMSIRSLSRDWAWGSPRGEEETLRLRWACSVPGHSRLLSILVSGLCVVGSSIGVLRRREQAERGSRRCAIAGEEGAMLSPSPLPETPSSPEKGAAFSPIYPRRK from the exons ATGGGCCCTGATACTGATTACCCCTGCTACTTTCTAGCTCGGTGTCTTGGGGCACATGGTGTAGCTTTTCCT TGGAGGAGGGCGGAGACTGTTCGCAGAGGGGCCCGGCGAAAACGTCACCCTACTGGAGATAGGAACTTATCGCAGACTGGAGGCGCCCAAGCGCATCCCAGACGCGAGGGCAAAGGCCCAGGAGGGCTGTGGGGCTCTCGCAAGTATCCGATCACCTTGAGAGGAGTCCGCCGGGTGTCCGAGCCTGATGTCACTGCAGCTTCGATTCCTCCGACGCCCCTGCTCTTACTTCCCAGTCTTCCGGCAACTTCTCCGCTTAGGCCTCCCCTAGGCCTTGCCGCCAGAGAGGCGACGCACTCCACAGGCGGATTCGCACGTGTGGACCCTGGGCAGCACTTTCTGGTGCAAATTAACAAGTGGCCCTCAGTGTGGAAGCACCGCCCAGCCTTTCCCGGGGAGGTCACCAGGGTGAGGCCGCTCAAGGTCTGCAGGCGCCCGGCGTTACCGGGATCCTCCCCGCGCGCTGGTCCGAGGAGGCCAGGAGAGGGCGAACCCGTCCCCGACCAGCGGCCCTTCCGGGGGTGGGCTCTGACCCCACCGAGAGGTCAGCGGGTCCAGGAGCTCCAAAGG TTGCCACTGCAGGATTGCCAGCTTTCTGAAATGAGCATCCGCTCCCTCTCCCGGGACTGGGCGTGGGGTTCAccgagaggagaggaagagaccTTGCGTTTGCGCTGGGCCTGCTCGGTGCCAGGCCATTCTAGGCTTCTGTCGATCCTGGTTTCTGGTCTGTGCGTTGTGGGTAGCAGCATTGGCGTATTGCGCCGGAGGGAGCAGGCTGAGCGAGGCTCCAGAAGGTGCGCAATAGCCGGAGAGGAAGGGGCCATGCTGTCACCTAGCCCCCTCCCTGAGACTCCATCCAGCCCAGAAAAAGGAGCTGCTTTCTCCCCCATCTACCCCAGGAGAAAATAA